The genomic DNA AGCGCCGGCACTGGCTACGCTGTCTTTCTTGCCTATTATCCGTACCTTCACTAATGCAGCAGGCGTAAAAGTTGAAACCCGTGATATTTCTTTGTCAGCTCGTGTTATTGCTCACTTCCCTGAAAAATTAACCCCAGAGCAAAAAATTGCTGATGCGCTAACAGAATTAGGCGAATTGGCTAACCAGCCAGAAGCCAACATTATTAAATTACCTAACATCAGTGCCTCAGTTCCGCAGTTAAAAGCCTGTATTGTTGAACTTCAAGCAAAAGGCTATGACATTCCTAACTACCCTGATGAGCCTAAAAATGACGCTGAAGTTGAAGCTCAATCCCGCTATGACAAAATTAAAGGCAGTGCCGTAAACCCGGTATTACGTGAAGGTAACTCAGATCGTCGTGCACCGACGTCAGTGAAAAACTACGCCAAGAAAAACCCCCATTCAATGGGCAAATGGTCGAGCGCGTCTAAGTCTCACGTTGCTCATATGAACGAAGGTGACTTCTACGGAAGCGAACAGTCTGTAACCTTAGCAGCAGCAGATAAAGTCAATATCGTGTTGACCCAACAAGACGGTAAAGATGTTGTGCTTAAGAGTGGTTTAGCGCTATTGGCTGACGAAGTTATTGATTCTTCAGTGATGAGCAAAAAAGCGTTAGTCGATTTTTATGCTCGTGAAATCGAAGCGGCAAAATCAGAAGATGTTTTATTATCTTTGCACCTTAAAGCCACCATGATGAAAGTGTCTGACCCAATATTATTTGGTCTTGCCGTGAAAGTGTTCTTTAAAGACGTCTTCGATAAGCACGGCGCGTTATTTGCTGAACTCGGTGTTGATGTAAATAACGGCTTTGGTGATGTGTATGCCAAAATAAGTACCTTACCAGAAGCTAAACGTAGTGAAATTGAAGCTGACATTGCCGCTGTTTATGCTGCTCGTCCAGCACTTGCTATGGTTGATTCAGATAAAGGCATCACTAACTTACACGTACCAAGTGACATCATTATTGATGCATCAATGCCAGCCGCAATCCGTTCGTCAGGGAAAATGTGGGGCCCAGATGGCCAGTTACAAGACACCAAAGCGATGATCCCAGATCGTAGCTACGCGGGTGTTTACCAAGAAACGATTGCGTTCTGCAAAAAGCACGGTGCATTTGACCCAACCACAATGGGCAGTGTGCCTAACGTGGGCTTAATGGCTCAAAAAGCAGAAGAATACGGTAGCCACGACAAAACCTTTGAAATTATTGCGCCCGGTACGGTTAATGTGATTAACCAAGCAGGCGATGTATTAATGAGCCATAACGTTGAAGCTGGCGACATTTACCGTATGTGCCAAGTGAAAGATGCGCCTATTCGCGACTGGGTTAAACTGGCCGTTAAGCGTGCACGTTTAAGCAATACACCAGCGGTATTTTGGTTAGACAGTCATCGTGCTCACGATGCTGAGTTAATTAAAAAAGTGACTCAATATTTATCAGAGCAAGAAACTGCTGGTTTAGATATTCAGGTGATGTCACCAGAAGATGCAACACGTTTCACCTTAGAGCGGATCATCAAAGGTGAAGACACTATTTCGGTAACGGGTAATGTATTACGTGATTACTTAACCGATTTGTTCCCAATTCTTGAATTGGGCACGAGTGCGAAAATGTTGTCTATTGTGCCGTTAATGAGTGGCGGTGGTTTATTTGAAACAGGTGCGGGTGGTTCTGCGCCTAAGCACGTACAACAAGTGGAAAAAGAAGGTCATTTACGTTGGGATTCATTAGGTGAGTTCTTGGCATTAGCGGCTTCTTTAGAGCACTTAAGTCAAACGACCAACAACCCTAAAGCACAAGTGCTAGCAGACACGTTAGACGTGGCTATTGGTAAGTTCCTTGACACCAATAAATCACCCTCTCGTCGTGTAGGTGAACTTGATAATCGCGGTAGCCACTTCTACCTAGCGATGTATTGGGCACAAGCATTAACTGAGCAAACAGAGGATTCAGCGCTGGCTGCGTATTTTGTACCATTGGCTAAATCATTGGCTGCAAATGAAACGGTTATCCTTGCGGAGTTGAATGGTTCACAAGGTCCTGCCGTAGATTTAGGCGGTTATTACCGTTTAGATGCTGCGAAAGCTGAACAAGCGATGCGCCCAAGTGCCACATTAAACCAATTTTTTAAGGGCTAATGTCTGCGGGTAACGCCTTCGAGGTGATTGCGTGGTGATGACATCAACAGCGATAGCGTCAACTGAAGTTGTCATCTTGACTAAATTGAGACTAAAAACCTCAACGCTGGCTAACAAACGGTTAAATAATTATTTATTTTTGTTCATTGAGGTTATTTAAGTCAATAAAAAAAGACAGGGATTAAAATCCCTGTCTTTTTGTCTTTTTGTCTTATAGTCTCACCAATTATTTTGTTGGCGAGATGGCTGAAGCATGCATTCCTTTGGGACCAGCTTCAACTTCGAAGCATACAGGTTGACCTGCTTTTAAGGTACGATAACCTTCCATTTCGATAGTTGAATAGTGCGCAAATACATCTTCGCCACCCTGATCAGGGCAAATAAACCCGAATCCTTTGGCGTTGTTGAACCATTTTACAGTTCCGTTTGCCATACTTCCACTTCCTTCTATTGTCTACTTACCAGTAAGATAGTAAAACTTATTATCCAGCGGTCTATTATTCGCCGCCTAACAAATAGAATGAAATTTGTACGAAAAGATGTCAAGCAGTAATTAACAAAAAGGCAACATTTAATTAATTTAATAATATCAAGTGGTCGGGAACCAAACGAGAGGCTAGTATTAAACAATGGCTAAAATAGGCAGTGTAGAACATATTGAAGAAAAGGTTGAATCTAAGCTACAACCACCCCATATGTATAACGTGGTGCTAAACAATGATGATTACACCCCGATGGATTTTGTGGTAGAAGTATTACAACGTTTCTTTGAGAAAAATGAACAGCAAGCTGTTGATATTATGTTAGCAATCCATAACCAAGGCAAAGGATTGTGTGGTGTGTTTCCATTTGGAATTGCAGAAACAAAAGTTTTTCAAGTAAATCAGTTTGCAAGAGAAAACCAACATCCGTTACTGTGTACGTTAGAGAAAGCATAATATCGATTTCTCACAGTCTGTGGTTAAATTTAGGGGGTGCTTATGCTGAACAAAGACCTGGAAGTCACCTTGAACCTAGCGTTTCAGCAAGCTAGAGATTCACGTCATGAATACATGACAGTAGAACATTTATTATTAGCGCTGATTGATAATCCCTCTGCTTATGAAGCATTAGTTGCTTGTGGGGCGGATGTTAATCGTTTACGAGAAGAAGTGGCTAATTTCATTCAACAAACCACACCGATTATTGCCGAATCAACTGAAGAGCGTGAAACACAGCCTACCTTAGGATTTCAACGTGTTCTGCAACGTGCGGTTTTCCATGTGCAATCATCTGGTCGTAATGAAGTTTCTGGCGCCAATGTGCTGGTTGCTATTTTTAGTGAGCAAGAATCCCAAGCGGTTTATTTACTGCGTCGTTGTGAGATTACCCGCTTAGATGTGGTTAATTTTATTTCTCATGGCATGGGAAAAGAAGACGATTCTGGCGAACCACAAGATCAAGAACGCATTGATGATCAATCTGAAAATGCCGAAGACCGTAGCATGTTGGCGCAATTTGCGGCTAATTTAAACCAATTAGCGCAAGACGGTACTATCGATCCATTAATTGGTCGTGATGCTGAAATTGAACGTGCGATTCAGACACTCTGTCGTCGTCGCAAAAACAACCCCTTACTCGTGGGTGAAGCTGGCGTGGGTAAAACGGCTATAGCAGAAGGTTTGGCTTATCGCATCGTCAACAAACAAGTGCCTGAAGTGATGGCCAATGCGACCGTGTATTCGTTAGATTTGGGCGCATTATTAGCGGGCACTAAATACCGTGGTGATTTTGAAAAGCGCTTTAAAAGCTTATTAAAAGAATTAGCTGCGGATGAGCATGCTATTTTATTTATTGACGAAATTCATACCATTATTGGTGCTGGCGCCGCTTCTGGTGGTGTGATGGATGCGTCTAACTTACTCAAACCATTGTTATCAAGTGGTAAGTTACGTTGCATGGGGTCAACGACGTTCCAAGAATATCAAAGCATTTTTGAAAAAGACCGTGCTTTAGCACGTCGCTTCCAAAAAATTGATATCAATGAGCCTTCTGTCGCTGAAACCACCAAAATATTGATGGGGCTTAAATCTAAGTACGAACAATACCATGGTGTACGCTATACCCAAGCGGCCATCAGCAGTGCAGCTATCTTATCGGCAAAGCACATTAATGACCGTCATTTACCCGACAAAGCGATTGATGTGATTGACGAAGCGGGTGCGCGTATGGTGATGATGCCGCAAAGCAAACGTAAGAAGACCATTGGTCAAGCTGAAATAGAGGCTATCATTGCCAAGTTGGCGCGTATTCCTGAGAAGTCGGTATCGTCGACTGACAAAGATATGCTGCGTAACCTAGAACGCAACCTTAAGATGGTGGTATTTGGGCAGGACAAGGCTATTGAGAGCCTCAGTTCCGCTATTCGCTTGTCGCGCAGTGGTTTAGGCTCAGAGAAAAAGCCAGTGGGTAGCTTTATGTTTGCCGGCCCGACAGGGGTAGGTAAAACCGAAGTCACCAACCAATTGGCTAATTGTCTCAATCTTAAACTCATTCGGTTTGATATGTCTGAGTATATGGAACGCCACACTGTGTCGCGTTTAATCGGTGCTCCTCCAGGTTATGTTGGTTACGATCAAGGTGGCATGTTAACCGATGCTGTGATTAAAAACCCACATTGTGTGGTGCTACTTGACGAGATTGAAAAGGCGCACCCTGATGTATTCAACTTGCTATTACAAGTGATGGATCACGGTACGTTAACTGACAATAACGGTCGTAAAGCTGATTTCAGAAATGTGACGTTAGTGATGACAACCAATGCTGGCGTGCAAGAAACTATTCGTAAATCGATTGGCTTTAGACAGCAAGATCATACTCAAGATGCCTTAGCTGAAATCAATAAAATCTTTTCACCTGAGTTTCGTAATCGATTAGATTCAATCGTATGGTTTAATCATTTGGATATGACAGTAATCGCCAAAGTGGTTGATAAGTTCTTAGTTGAGTTACAGGCACAACTTGATGATAAACATGTCACCTTGGATGTCAGTGACGAGGCTCGAACCTTGCTTGCGGAGAAGGGATACGACAAATCGATGGGCGCGCGTCCTATGTCGCGTGTGGTGACCGAATTGATTAAACGCCCACTAGCCGATGAAATTCTATTTGGCGTGCTTGAAAGGGGCGGTGTTGCGCACATTGACGTGAAAGACGGTGAGATCAATATCAATTGTGAGTCGTTAGAAAAAGTGTCGTAGTCATTAACGATACAATTGAAAAAGATGACCCATGGGTCATCTTTTTTATGTGTGTTAATTGCGCCTAATACCGTTTCTTGATAAATAAGTCATCAACTCAGAGCGTTACTCACTGTTCAATTCAATGGGTATTGATGGCAAAATGGGTATTCCCTTTTTAAATCAATACAACATAGCAGTGGAGCGTATGAGGTGCTTCTGCAAAACGGATTACAACCATCGCTATGCTTGGTTGAATGCTCTGATAAAGGGATACCCATTACGTTGAACATTCGTTTTGTTTGATGCGTGTTGCTTTGCGCTGAGTACACTTTACTTATGCAGTTTGGTATAACAACAAAAAAACCGACAGGCAGTCGGTTTTTACATTGTTGAGGCTAGCGATTAACGTGCGCGGAAGACGATACGACCTTTTGATAAGTCATAAGGAGTCAACTGAACCGTGACTTTGTCACCGGTTAAAATACGGATGTAGTTTTTGCGCATTTTGCCAGAGATGTGGGCTATCACCACATGTCCATTTTCAAGCTCTACGCGGAACATTGTATTTGGCAAGGTCTCAAGGATAGTGCCCTGCATTTCAATGTTGTCTTCTTTCGCCATTAATTAGTTATCCCATTAGCCTTCAAATATGAAAAAATCGGGCGTATCATGCCCCAAAAACCCTGAACTGTAAAGGGCGTTAACGAGAAAGAGGTGTAAGATTTTCGCCAACTTGCCAACCAAGTGCTGTTAAAATTTGATATGGACGGTATTGGCGTTTATAACTCATTTTCCTATTTTGATCAATTTGATAGCCCAAATACAAAAATCGCTTACCCAATGACTTTGCCAATTGGCATTGAATTAAAATCATCAGTGAACCCAAGGATCGTTCAGCATAGTCCGGGTCGAAGTAACTGTAAATCGCCGAATAACTCTGTGCCATATCATCGGTGACCGCGACTGCAATTAACTTCTCATGATCAAATACTTCGATATACATTGGCGGCAACCAATCAGATAATAAAAAATCATCATATTGGCTTTGTGATGCCGGGAACATGGGTCCATCGCTGTGCCGTTCATTAATGTAACGCTGGTACAAAATATAATGTTCAGGCCGTGATGTATGGCTGACTTTCCAATGTAAATCTCGGTTGTTCTTTAACGTGCGTTTCTGACGTTTTGATAACACAAAATCGTTCACATTCAATCGAATAGACTGACAGGCTTGGCAGTTTGGGCAACGTGGTTTATAAATGGCATTTCCATTACGACGAAACCCCATAGCCAGAAGTTGTTCAAATAATGCTGCGTCAACTTGTGGTTCCTGGATGACCAACAATTGTTCTTTATTGCCTTCAATATAGTTGCAATCAAAAGGTTGGCTTATGCCGACGCTGACCGATTTAGAATTCAATTAACACCTCTTGTTTGTGCCATATTGACGCTGAAATGGCTTGATCTCGATATTGATGAAGTATCGACAAAAATTTGCGTCTTGGTAGGGCGTTAGCGCCAAGGCTGAGCAAATGTGGGTTTATTATTTGGGCATCAATTAACTGGAAATTATTTTTCACCAAGTGTTGATTCAGTATAGCAAACGCAGCTTTTGATGCATTAGTTTGGCGATGGAACATCGATTCACCGCAAAAAACACCTCCTACCGGAATACCATACAGACCACCGACAAGGTGTTCGCCATCCCACACTTCAATAGAGTGAGCGCGCCCTTGAAGATGAAGTTCATAATAGGCCATTTGAATTTCTGCCGATATCCACGTGCCACTTTGGCTATCGCGAGGCTGTGCACATCCCGCGACTACGTCCAAAAATGCATGATTAATGGTATAGCGCCACGTTGATTTTTTAAGAAACTTAATCAAGCTTTTACTGCCAAAAGGTTGAGTCGGCGTGAACACAGCTCTAGGGTCGGGCGACCACCATAAAATCGGGTCATTGGCATTAAACCAAGGAAAAATACCTTGATAATAGGCTTGTATTAAGCGGGTGGGCTGCAAGTCTCCTCCAATGGCTAATAAGCCATTAGGATTAATGAGGGCTTGTTCCGGCGAAGGAAACTCGATGGATTGATTTAAATAACACAGTGAGTTCAAATTGAGTATATTATTTGTAATATCGTATCGTTAACTTAGCGGAAATTAGCCATGTTTAAAATCATAACTGTGAGTATGAAGAGTATTTTTGCAGTATTGCTGACAATTTGCCTTTTTTTTGGCCAAAGCCAAGCTGCTTATGAGCGAAATCAAGCGGTCCCCGTTGAGAAAGTACTGTATGGACAAATTGAATCGGTAAAGCAGGTGAGTGAAAAACAGCTGGTTGAAGACAGTCACAGTGGTTGGAAAACCTTTGGTGGAGCCTTAATCGGTGGTGTTATTGGCCATCAATTTGGTGGTGGTTCCGGTCAAGATGTTGCCACTGTCTTGGGGGCATTGATCGGTGGGGGGATCGGAAGTCAGCATGGTAACCAACAATATTATTTTGAAACTAAATTAGTTGAACTAATGATAAAGCAAGAAGATGGCAGCCAAGTTATGGTGATCCAAGATGCGGATCCTGGAATGAGTTTTGCTGCCGGAGATGAGGTTAGGGTGGTTTACTTAACCGGTTATGTCAGAGTCGACCTTGCAATGTGATAATGCGAGTAAAATAACAGGAGCCTAGGCTTCTGTTATTTTACCCGCAGTCGTCAATACCTGTTTTGCAATACAGTATTATCTGTTATTGCCACGTTTTATTAAAAACCTTGAGGCAATGTTTGCTTACCGATTGTATTTTCGAGTTTTTGACGCCACAACTGCTTAGGGGTTAATCCACCTGAGGTTGATTGAACCTTTTTAGTCGGTGTTTTTTTCGCTGCAGTTTTTGCCGATTCTTTTCGCCTAGGTTCAGCGACTAATCCGCACGTGGTTGTCAGTGGTACTTTTTTTACTGAAGATGCCGTTAAATTAGCATGCATAGCGTCGAGTTCGCTAAAACGCACTGATTTTGCGCCGTCGATTTTATACCAACTGCCCGCTTGCTCAATTGAAACGGGTTTGCCAGATTGATTTTCAAGTGCCGTTTGTAATTGGCTGATGACCTCTTCTTTAGTCAATGTTGTCATAGTTAATAACCTACTTGTTATCACGTTAAATTAAGGTTGTAACTAATTTTAAAGTGTTAAGTTATCAAAAGTCCAATCCATGCCAAAATTGTCGAATTATCAGTCAAAAAGTCGTTTTTATCGACAGTTTATTGGGACGTTATTGAAATAAATAACTTTAGGCTATACGAATATTACCTGTCTCAGAGGCTTGTGTTTCTCATTGATTTAGATCCTAAAATATCTGTATTTTAAACCGTTTTTAGGTTGCATAAGCTTCGCGAGTTCGACCATATTCGGGTAAACTGGTGGTATCGCCATTCAGTATTATATGAATGAATATCGTGTGAGTCCGTATGGTCAATATCATTATCAATAACCTTATATTGTCTACTGGCTGAGGTTAGTTAAATTTTTAGGGGTTTTATGTCCAAAAATCATCAAACATCAGTTATTTCACGTCAAGAATTGGCGTCCTATCTTGATACTTTTTTAAACGTGAGTGCGTTTAAAGATTATGCGCCAAATGGGCTGCAAGTCGAAGGTAAGTCGAACATTCACACCATAGTCACCGGAGTTACAGCTTGTCAGGCACTAATTGATGCTGCGATAAAGGTCAACGCTGATGCAATTTTGGTTCATCATGGTTTTTTTTGGAAAAATGAGCCTGACGTCATCACTGGCATGAAATATCGTCGGATCAAAGCATTAATGGATAATGACATTAGTTTATATGGCTATCATTTACCGTTAGATGCACACCATGGTGTGGGTAATAATGCCCAATTAGCCCAACAATTAGGCATTATTAGCCCAAGAGTCTACGAGCCTGTGGCTCAGGATTTATTATGGCATGGTCATTTAGAACACCCATTAACGGTTGCCGAATTTAGCGAGTTACTCAGCAGTGTATTAAAACGTAAACCGTTGCACATAGGTGATGAAACCAAAATGATCTCGACCTTGGCTTGGTGTACCGGAGGTGCACAAGACTATATTGATGATGCGGCGCAAATGGAGGTTGATGCATTTATTAGTGGTGAAGTATCAGAGCGGACTTTCCATGCAGCAATCGAGCAAGGGTTACATTACTTTGCCGCTGGGCATCATGCGACAGAACAATTTGGCATCCAAGCTTTGGGTGAGCATTTAGCGGAAAAATTCAATATTGAGCATCATTTTATTGATATTGTAAATCCCGTGTAATTTGACAATATCGTAATGCTTGGTTGCGCCGGCGCTGATGTTCATTGCGTTACCGGCTTTAGTCTTAGGTAGATAACCGATGTTTAGTGCTGTTTTTTGACAACATTGACTTAGCTATTGGCATTAAACGAAGTCTACATAATGGGTGATGGACAAGACCATGGATGTATCATATTGCCTTTTATTTGTTAAGGATCCGTAAATGACCGAGTATTTCCTACAAGCTTTTATTTATTTAACCGCTGCGGTAATCGCTGTTCCCTTAGCCAATAAATTAGGATTAGGTTCAATACTCGGCTACCTCATTGCCGGGGTTGTTATTGGGCCAATTATCGGTTTAGTCGGCAGTGAAACCAACACGATTCAACACTTCGCCGAATTTGGCGTGGTGATGATGTTGTTTTTAGTTGGGTTAGAGCTTGAGCCTAAAATGTTATGGGCGATGCGCAACCGTTTACTGGGGCTTGGTGGCTTACAAGTTGTTGGGACTATTTTGGCCGTGATGGCCTGTGCGACTTATGCTGGATATGGGCTCAGTACAGCGTTAACCATAGGGTTAATTTTTTCCCTTTCATCTACCGCAATTGTGTTGCAAACCTTATCTGAAAAACGCCTCAATAAAACCCATGCCGGAAAGAACGCATTTTCGGTCTTGCTGTTTCAAGACATAGCCGTCATTCCCATGTTGGCCTTTATTCCGTTATTAGCCTTACCTGAGTTAGTTGAGAAAGCCCAAGCTGCTGTTAGTAGTATGAGTGAACAACACGAGCAGTTAAGTCTCGTGGCTTCATTACCAGGTTGGGCATATGCCATTGTACTGGTATTAGCTATTGGTGCTGTGGTGTTAGGTGGGCATTATCTCAGTAGGCCATTATTTAGGATGGTAGCGGACTCAGGAGTACGCGAAATATCTACTGCCGCAGCGCTTATGTTGGTGATTGGGATTGCAGCGTTAATGAGTTTGGTTGGTATTTCACCCGCATTAGGTACCTTTTTGGCGGGCGTGGTACTGGCTAATAGTGAGTTTAAACATGAACTAGAGTCCAATATTGGGCCTTTTAAAGGATTGTTATTAGGACTGTTTTTTATCACCGTGGGTGCTGGGATTGATTTTTCGGTGTTATTTGCCGATTTTAGCGAGATTATCTTAATGACCTCTGGGGTGATGCTAATTAAAGGGATTGTACTTTATTTATTGGCATTAATTTTTCGAATTAAAGGCAGTGATCGTTGGTTATTTGCCTTAAGTCTTGCTCAAGCGGGTGAGTTTGGCTTTGTATTATTAAGTTTCAGCGTGCAACAGCATGTGTTGCCTGCAGAGCTGGCACAAACCTTGTCGATAGTGGTCGCGTTATCGATGTTTTTAACCCCAGGGTTGTTCATTTTGTTCGAAAAGGTGATCTTTCCTCGTTTTCAGAAAAAAACCAATCAACGCGCCCAAGATAATATTGACGAGGTTGGCTGTGTGGTGATTGCTGGTATTGGTCGTTTTGGCCAAGTTGTTAATCGATTATTGATTTCCAATGGCATTAAAACGGTGGTGCTTGACCATCAAGCCTCACAAGTTGACTCGATTAGAAAAATCAATACTAAAGCCTATTATGGCGATGCTACCCGTCCAGCTTTATTAACAACAGCGGGTATTGCCCAGGCTTCCTTGTTTGTTGTCGCCATCGATAATCGTGAAAGCAGTGTTGCGTTAGTGAAATATTTACATCATACCTACCCCAAACTTAACATCGTTGCGAGGGCATTCGATCGCGGCCACGGGCATTTATTAAAAGAAGCGGGCGCCGATATTGTTGAGTCAGAAACCCATCATTCTGCACTTGAAGTGGGCGCGGCGTCATTGCGCTTATTGGGCTAT from Shewanella psychromarinicola includes the following:
- a CDS encoding NADP-dependent isocitrate dehydrogenase, translated to MKDNTPTIIYTETDEAPALATLSFLPIIRTFTNAAGVKVETRDISLSARVIAHFPEKLTPEQKIADALTELGELANQPEANIIKLPNISASVPQLKACIVELQAKGYDIPNYPDEPKNDAEVEAQSRYDKIKGSAVNPVLREGNSDRRAPTSVKNYAKKNPHSMGKWSSASKSHVAHMNEGDFYGSEQSVTLAAADKVNIVLTQQDGKDVVLKSGLALLADEVIDSSVMSKKALVDFYAREIEAAKSEDVLLSLHLKATMMKVSDPILFGLAVKVFFKDVFDKHGALFAELGVDVNNGFGDVYAKISTLPEAKRSEIEADIAAVYAARPALAMVDSDKGITNLHVPSDIIIDASMPAAIRSSGKMWGPDGQLQDTKAMIPDRSYAGVYQETIAFCKKHGAFDPTTMGSVPNVGLMAQKAEEYGSHDKTFEIIAPGTVNVINQAGDVLMSHNVEAGDIYRMCQVKDAPIRDWVKLAVKRARLSNTPAVFWLDSHRAHDAELIKKVTQYLSEQETAGLDIQVMSPEDATRFTLERIIKGEDTISVTGNVLRDYLTDLFPILELGTSAKMLSIVPLMSGGGLFETGAGGSAPKHVQQVEKEGHLRWDSLGEFLALAASLEHLSQTTNNPKAQVLADTLDVAIGKFLDTNKSPSRRVGELDNRGSHFYLAMYWAQALTEQTEDSALAAYFVPLAKSLAANETVILAELNGSQGPAVDLGGYYRLDAAKAEQAMRPSATLNQFFKG
- the cspD gene encoding cold shock domain-containing protein CspD, translated to MANGTVKWFNNAKGFGFICPDQGGEDVFAHYSTIEMEGYRTLKAGQPVCFEVEAGPKGMHASAISPTK
- the clpS gene encoding ATP-dependent Clp protease adapter ClpS; translation: MAKIGSVEHIEEKVESKLQPPHMYNVVLNNDDYTPMDFVVEVLQRFFEKNEQQAVDIMLAIHNQGKGLCGVFPFGIAETKVFQVNQFARENQHPLLCTLEKA
- the clpA gene encoding ATP-dependent Clp protease ATP-binding subunit ClpA → MLNKDLEVTLNLAFQQARDSRHEYMTVEHLLLALIDNPSAYEALVACGADVNRLREEVANFIQQTTPIIAESTEERETQPTLGFQRVLQRAVFHVQSSGRNEVSGANVLVAIFSEQESQAVYLLRRCEITRLDVVNFISHGMGKEDDSGEPQDQERIDDQSENAEDRSMLAQFAANLNQLAQDGTIDPLIGRDAEIERAIQTLCRRRKNNPLLVGEAGVGKTAIAEGLAYRIVNKQVPEVMANATVYSLDLGALLAGTKYRGDFEKRFKSLLKELAADEHAILFIDEIHTIIGAGAASGGVMDASNLLKPLLSSGKLRCMGSTTFQEYQSIFEKDRALARRFQKIDINEPSVAETTKILMGLKSKYEQYHGVRYTQAAISSAAILSAKHINDRHLPDKAIDVIDEAGARMVMMPQSKRKKTIGQAEIEAIIAKLARIPEKSVSSTDKDMLRNLERNLKMVVFGQDKAIESLSSAIRLSRSGLGSEKKPVGSFMFAGPTGVGKTEVTNQLANCLNLKLIRFDMSEYMERHTVSRLIGAPPGYVGYDQGGMLTDAVIKNPHCVVLLDEIEKAHPDVFNLLLQVMDHGTLTDNNGRKADFRNVTLVMTTNAGVQETIRKSIGFRQQDHTQDALAEINKIFSPEFRNRLDSIVWFNHLDMTVIAKVVDKFLVELQAQLDDKHVTLDVSDEARTLLAEKGYDKSMGARPMSRVVTELIKRPLADEILFGVLERGGVAHIDVKDGEININCESLEKVS
- the infA gene encoding translation initiation factor IF-1, which translates into the protein MAKEDNIEMQGTILETLPNTMFRVELENGHVVIAHISGKMRKNYIRILTGDKVTVQLTPYDLSKGRIVFRAR
- a CDS encoding arginyltransferase translates to MNSKSVSVGISQPFDCNYIEGNKEQLLVIQEPQVDAALFEQLLAMGFRRNGNAIYKPRCPNCQACQSIRLNVNDFVLSKRQKRTLKNNRDLHWKVSHTSRPEHYILYQRYINERHSDGPMFPASQSQYDDFLLSDWLPPMYIEVFDHEKLIAVAVTDDMAQSYSAIYSYFDPDYAERSLGSLMILIQCQLAKSLGKRFLYLGYQIDQNRKMSYKRQYRPYQILTALGWQVGENLTPLSR
- the aat gene encoding leucyl/phenylalanyl-tRNA--protein transferase, yielding MNSLCYLNQSIEFPSPEQALINPNGLLAIGGDLQPTRLIQAYYQGIFPWFNANDPILWWSPDPRAVFTPTQPFGSKSLIKFLKKSTWRYTINHAFLDVVAGCAQPRDSQSGTWISAEIQMAYYELHLQGRAHSIEVWDGEHLVGGLYGIPVGGVFCGESMFHRQTNASKAAFAILNQHLVKNNFQLIDAQIINPHLLSLGANALPRRKFLSILHQYRDQAISASIWHKQEVLIEF
- a CDS encoding outer membrane lipoprotein is translated as MFKIITVSMKSIFAVLLTICLFFGQSQAAYERNQAVPVEKVLYGQIESVKQVSEKQLVEDSHSGWKTFGGALIGGVIGHQFGGGSGQDVATVLGALIGGGIGSQHGNQQYYFETKLVELMIKQEDGSQVMVIQDADPGMSFAAGDEVRVVYLTGYVRVDLAM
- a CDS encoding Nif3-like dinuclear metal center hexameric protein, with product MSRQELASYLDTFLNVSAFKDYAPNGLQVEGKSNIHTIVTGVTACQALIDAAIKVNADAILVHHGFFWKNEPDVITGMKYRRIKALMDNDISLYGYHLPLDAHHGVGNNAQLAQQLGIISPRVYEPVAQDLLWHGHLEHPLTVAEFSELLSSVLKRKPLHIGDETKMISTLAWCTGGAQDYIDDAAQMEVDAFISGEVSERTFHAAIEQGLHYFAAGHHATEQFGIQALGEHLAEKFNIEHHFIDIVNPV
- a CDS encoding monovalent cation:proton antiporter-2 (CPA2) family protein, with product MTEYFLQAFIYLTAAVIAVPLANKLGLGSILGYLIAGVVIGPIIGLVGSETNTIQHFAEFGVVMMLFLVGLELEPKMLWAMRNRLLGLGGLQVVGTILAVMACATYAGYGLSTALTIGLIFSLSSTAIVLQTLSEKRLNKTHAGKNAFSVLLFQDIAVIPMLAFIPLLALPELVEKAQAAVSSMSEQHEQLSLVASLPGWAYAIVLVLAIGAVVLGGHYLSRPLFRMVADSGVREISTAAALMLVIGIAALMSLVGISPALGTFLAGVVLANSEFKHELESNIGPFKGLLLGLFFITVGAGIDFSVLFADFSEIILMTSGVMLIKGIVLYLLALIFRIKGSDRWLFALSLAQAGEFGFVLLSFSVQQHVLPAELAQTLSIVVALSMFLTPGLFILFEKVIFPRFQKKTNQRAQDNIDEVGCVVIAGIGRFGQVVNRLLISNGIKTVVLDHQASQVDSIRKINTKAYYGDATRPALLTTAGIAQASLFVVAIDNRESSVALVKYLHHTYPKLNIVARAFDRGHGHLLKEAGADIVESETHHSALEVGAASLRLLGYSDDFVSKRKSTYKRVEKEASKRLYAQWLTESEGERFSNDFLNLFMRYEERLKQAMAEDFEVQTANEAYKSETESTSSSEYNKHNK